The following proteins come from a genomic window of Solea solea chromosome 3, fSolSol10.1, whole genome shotgun sequence:
- the fam3c gene encoding protein FAM3C isoform X1, which yields MIRTAGLLKLVALVTAFFLAVFLTFQLLEINMDFKLGNMMPKSVTGNLVTKPVRHKCGLLKSCPNAHFAFKIVSGAASVVGPRMCLEDKIVMSGVKNNVGRGINIALVDGKTGQTTNTAFFDMWAGDVAPFIKFLKDIKEGTIVMMASFDDAATKLNDEARTLIAELGSSVISSLGFRDNWIFVGGKGIKTKSPFEQYIKNNPDSNKFDGWPEVLEMEGCIPQKYEM from the exons ATGATCCGGACCGCTG GTCTTTTGAAGTTGGTAGCGCTCGTCACTGCGTTCTTCCTGGCTGTGTTTTTGACATTCCAACTGCTGGAGATCAACATGGACTTTAAACTGGGCAACATGATGC CAAAGTCTGTGACGGGGAACTTAGTCA CAAAGCCAGTCAGACACAAGTGTGGCCTGTTGAAGTCGTGTCCCAACGCACACTTTGCCTTCAAGATCGTGAGTGGAGCAGCCAGCGTGGTGGGGCCCAGAATGTGCCTGGAGGACAAAAT AGTCATGAGCGGCGTGAAGAACAACGTGGGGAGAGGGATAAACATCGCTCTGGTCGACG GCAAAACGGGGCAAACCACAAACACAGCGTTTTTTGATATGTGGGCAGGAG ATGTAGCCCCCTTCATTAAATTCCTGAAGGACATCAAAGAAGGGACGATCGTGATGATGGCTTCGTTCGACGACGCTGCCACAAA GCTCAACGACGAAGCCAGGACGCTCATTGCCGAGCTGGGCAGCTCGGTTATCAGTAGCTTGGGCTTCAGGGATAACTGGATCTTTGTGGGAGGGAAAGGCATCAAAACCAAGAGTCCTTTTGAGCAG TATATAAAGAACAACCCGGACAGCAACAAGTTTGACGGATGGCCCGAGGTGCTTGAGATGGAAGGCTGCATACCCCAAAAATACGAGATGTGA
- the fam3c gene encoding protein FAM3C isoform X2 has protein sequence MIRTAGLLKLVALVTAFFLAVFLTFQLLEINMDFKLGNMMPKPVRHKCGLLKSCPNAHFAFKIVSGAASVVGPRMCLEDKIVMSGVKNNVGRGINIALVDGKTGQTTNTAFFDMWAGDVAPFIKFLKDIKEGTIVMMASFDDAATKLNDEARTLIAELGSSVISSLGFRDNWIFVGGKGIKTKSPFEQYIKNNPDSNKFDGWPEVLEMEGCIPQKYEM, from the exons ATGATCCGGACCGCTG GTCTTTTGAAGTTGGTAGCGCTCGTCACTGCGTTCTTCCTGGCTGTGTTTTTGACATTCCAACTGCTGGAGATCAACATGGACTTTAAACTGGGCAACATGATGC CAAAGCCAGTCAGACACAAGTGTGGCCTGTTGAAGTCGTGTCCCAACGCACACTTTGCCTTCAAGATCGTGAGTGGAGCAGCCAGCGTGGTGGGGCCCAGAATGTGCCTGGAGGACAAAAT AGTCATGAGCGGCGTGAAGAACAACGTGGGGAGAGGGATAAACATCGCTCTGGTCGACG GCAAAACGGGGCAAACCACAAACACAGCGTTTTTTGATATGTGGGCAGGAG ATGTAGCCCCCTTCATTAAATTCCTGAAGGACATCAAAGAAGGGACGATCGTGATGATGGCTTCGTTCGACGACGCTGCCACAAA GCTCAACGACGAAGCCAGGACGCTCATTGCCGAGCTGGGCAGCTCGGTTATCAGTAGCTTGGGCTTCAGGGATAACTGGATCTTTGTGGGAGGGAAAGGCATCAAAACCAAGAGTCCTTTTGAGCAG TATATAAAGAACAACCCGGACAGCAACAAGTTTGACGGATGGCCCGAGGTGCTTGAGATGGAAGGCTGCATACCCCAAAAATACGAGATGTGA